From Coturnix japonica isolate 7356 chromosome 1, Coturnix japonica 2.1, whole genome shotgun sequence, the proteins below share one genomic window:
- the LOC107318056 gene encoding LOW QUALITY PROTEIN: potassium voltage-gated channel subfamily A member 6-like (The sequence of the model RefSeq protein was modified relative to this genomic sequence to represent the inferred CDS: inserted 2 bases in 1 codon): protein MPVVTRINQARSSLSRSPSRVCVRXRRGRQIRRTALSTSATAPAPGPGIGPGQKEGRPGEPPGRRRAGKAQQAGRWAARRRRADDGRRCPLKEKKWGCKQSGGMRAEEPLALAAPQAGGGETEATSEEQGGGGCCSSERLVINISGLRFETQLRTLSIFPDTLLGDPSRRVHYFDPLRNEYFFDRNRPSFDAILYYYQSGGRLRRPVHVPLDIFLEEIRFYQLGQEAIETFREDEGFIQEEEKPLPEHHFQRQVWLLFEYPESSGPARAIAIVSVLVILISIVIFCLETLPEFRQEPKVTQPGFGEPAVLDDDILLPPPLPSGTPQPPKPTAGAGPFFTDPFFLIETLCIIWFSFELLVRFFTCPSKPDFSRNIMNIIDIVAIIPYFITLGTELAQQQQQKQQSGSSSNNGGQQQAMSLAILRVIRLVRVFRIFKLSRHSKGLQILGKTLQASMRELGLLIFFLFIGVILFSSAVYFAETDDPDSLFTSIPDAFWWAVVSMTTVGYGDMYPMTIGGKIVGSLCAIAGVLTIALPVPVIVSNFNYFYHRETDNEEQCQYTHVTCGQQQSPFSEPKKGDSNQSLSKSEFLEVEDLESMKYSNFIPPGNPGYKEKKMLTEV from the exons ATGCCGGTTGTGACACGGATCAATCAAGCCCGTAGTTCGCTGTCTCGCTCCCCTTCCCGTGTGTGTGTGCG CCGGCGGGGAAGGCAGATCCGCCGCACAGCGCTGAGCACATCGGCGACGGCACCAGCACCGGGACCGGGAATAGGACCGGGGCAGAAGGAGGGGCGGCCGGGCGAGCCGCCGGGCAGGCGCAGAGCTGGAAAGGCGCAACAGGCGGGGCGGTGGGCGGCTCGGCGGCGGCGTGCGGATGACGGGCGGCGCTGCCCGCTGAAGGAGAAGAAGTGGGGGTGCAAGCAGAGCGGCGGCATGCGGGCGGAGGAGCCGCTGGCGCTGGCGGCCCCGCAGGCGGGCGGTGGCGAGACGGAGGCGACGAGTGAGGAGCAGGGAGGCGGCGGCTGCTGCAGCAGCGAGCGGCTAGTGATCAACATCTCCGGGCTGCGCTTCGAGACGCAGCTGCGGACCCTCTCCATCTTTCCCGATACGTTGCTGGGCGACCCAAGCCGCCGGGTTCATTACTTCGACCCTCTCCGCAACGAGTACTTCTTCGACCGCAACCGACCGAGCTTCGACGCCATCCTTTACTACTACCAATCTGGAGGGCGGCTGCGGCGACCGGTCCATGTGCCCCTCGACATCTTCCTGGAGGAGATCCGTTTCTACCAGCTGGGCCAGGAGGCCATCGAGACCTTCCGGGAGGATGAGGGTTTCAttcaggaggaggaaaagcccCTGCCCGAGCACCACTTCCAGCGCCAAGTCTGGCTGCTCTTTGAATACCCTGAGAGCTCTGGACCAGCCCGTGCCATTGCCATTGTCTCTGTGCTGGTGATCCTCATTTCCATTGTCATCTTCTGCCTAGAGACCCTGCCTGAGTTTCGCCAGGAGCCCAAGGTTACCCAGCCTGGCTTCGGGGAGCCTGCTGTGCTTGATGATGACATACTGCTGCCACCACCACTGCCAAGTGGGACCCCGCAGCCTCCAAAACCCACTGCTGGTGCTGGGCCTTTCTTCACTGACCCTTTTTTCCTCATCGAGACACTGTGCATCATCTGGTTCTCCTTTGAGCTTCTTGTGCGTTTCTTCACTTGCCCCAGCAAGCCTGACTTCTCTCGCAACATTATGAATATCATTGACATTGTGGCAATCATCCCCTACTTCATAACCCTTGGCACAGAgctggcccagcagcagcagcagaagcagcagtctgggagcagcagcaacaatGGGGGCCAGCAACAAGCCATGTCCTTGGCCATCCTCAGAGTCATCCGACTGGTCAGGGTCTTCAGGATCTTCAAGCTCTCCAGGCACTCCAAAGGGCTACAGATCTTGGGGAAGACTCTCCAGGCCAGCATGAGGGAGCTAGGTCTcctcatcttcttcctctttattGGGGTGATCCTCTTTTCTAGTGCTGTATACTTTGCAGAGACCGATGACCCTGACTCACTGTTCACCAGCATTCCTGATGCTTTTTGGTGGGCAGTGGTGTCCATGACCACTGTGGGCTATGGGGACATGTATCCCATGACAATTGGTGGCAAGATTGTGGGTTCCTTGTGTGCCATTGCAGGCGTGCTCACCATTGCTCTGCCTGTGCCTGTCATTGTGTCCAACTTCAACTACTTTTACCATCGAGAGACTGATAATGAAGAGCAGTGCCAGTACACCCATGTCACCTGTGGCCAGCAGCAGTCACCCTTCTCTGAGCCCAAGAAGGGGGACAGTAATCAGTCTCTCAGCAAATCTGAATTTTTGGAAGTGGAAGACCTGGAGTCCATGAAATATTCCAACTTCATTCCCCCTGGTAATCCGGGttataaagagaagaaaatgctgacagAAGTATGA